In a genomic window of Paracoccaceae bacterium:
- a CDS encoding MerR family transcriptional regulator produces the protein MPKSPDAFRTISEVADWLGVQAHVLRFWESKFTQVKPVKRAGGRRYYRPADMLLLGGIKKLLHEDGLTIKGVQKILREQGVSHVGDQSQALDDLTMAVIEGNAAQKTEADASPLPTEPFSQTDDISEGDSAPEAADLSTSAEVAEPAAVDEDGPASLETDEPAPVEMDEPAPLEIEQPTVEEPDIQPPASEAEAPEAEPLAAMANPEPATEAAPEPEPDIAPELDLAPAPQAEPDPAPSEEAEPLASAGSEAEDLAAVPADAAPELSIAEEESKAPIVEDPGERAAPLAEEQSETVAPSAPLQTSETEAEDHAPTSAGPDDIPMAETEASDLAAPETEETEALDTPETAAQPLADLPDDIVEAEPDTDAAPEEVEPDEASDAEVVPSFVRRPRDTVPSEDPVGAEPVPQDTGVPEAPAATDADTTEPATPPEPESVAAAPSPPEAETTKPKIPVVEVLMPPAEADIEAKPSALSAVSKSKTLDAGQREAVKPLLAELMRLRESMVSAGEDARKD, from the coding sequence ATGCCCAAGTCTCCCGATGCTTTTCGCACGATCTCGGAGGTCGCTGACTGGCTGGGCGTCCAGGCACATGTCCTGCGGTTCTGGGAGAGTAAATTCACCCAGGTGAAACCGGTCAAACGTGCTGGTGGCCGTCGCTATTATAGACCGGCGGATATGTTGCTGTTGGGAGGCATCAAAAAACTGCTGCATGAAGATGGTTTGACCATCAAGGGCGTGCAGAAGATCCTGCGTGAGCAGGGCGTCAGCCATGTCGGCGATCAGTCACAAGCGCTTGATGATCTGACAATGGCGGTGATTGAGGGGAACGCGGCGCAAAAAACCGAGGCAGACGCGTCACCCCTTCCAACCGAACCCTTTTCACAAACAGACGACATCTCCGAAGGCGATTCTGCTCCTGAAGCGGCAGATCTATCCACGTCGGCAGAGGTAGCGGAACCGGCAGCCGTCGATGAAGACGGGCCCGCTTCCTTGGAAACAGACGAACCCGCCCCTGTAGAAATGGATGAACCGGCTCCATTGGAAATTGAACAGCCAACCGTTGAGGAACCGGACATACAGCCGCCGGCAAGCGAAGCAGAAGCGCCTGAAGCGGAACCTTTGGCTGCGATGGCAAATCCGGAGCCGGCCACAGAAGCCGCGCCTGAGCCAGAGCCCGACATTGCGCCAGAACTCGACTTGGCCCCTGCGCCCCAGGCTGAACCCGATCCGGCGCCTTCTGAAGAAGCTGAACCGCTCGCCAGCGCGGGATCGGAAGCCGAGGACCTCGCCGCAGTGCCCGCCGATGCAGCGCCCGAACTTTCAATAGCAGAAGAGGAATCAAAAGCCCCGATTGTTGAGGATCCTGGAGAAAGGGCCGCTCCATTGGCCGAAGAACAGTCCGAAACCGTGGCCCCTTCAGCCCCGTTGCAAACGAGTGAAACCGAAGCTGAGGACCACGCACCGACCAGCGCGGGACCAGACGATATCCCGATGGCAGAGACCGAAGCCTCAGACCTCGCGGCGCCGGAAACTGAAGAGACAGAAGCTCTGGATACGCCGGAAACCGCCGCACAGCCTCTGGCGGATTTGCCGGATGATATCGTAGAGGCTGAACCCGACACGGATGCCGCGCCAGAAGAAGTTGAACCCGATGAGGCGTCGGATGCAGAGGTGGTGCCAAGCTTTGTGCGTCGCCCCCGCGACACTGTCCCTTCCGAAGACCCGGTAGGCGCGGAGCCTGTACCGCAAGATACAGGTGTGCCGGAAGCTCCCGCTGCGACAGATGCAGATACGACTGAACCGGCCACACCGCCTGAACCAGAAAGCGTCGCAGCGGCACCATCACCCCCTGAGGCAGAAACGACGAAGCCGAAGATCCCTGTGGTCGAGGTTCTAATGCCCCCTGCGGAGGCTGATATTGAGGCAAAGCCGTCGGCACTCTCGGCCGTCTCTAAATCGAAAACCCTGGACGCTGG
- a CDS encoding SDR family NAD(P)-dependent oxidoreductase, translating into MHLETTAALITGGASGLGEATARHFAAQGAKVTLLDRDAKRAAQIAKEIGGNYFETDVTDEHSVQSAVAFALEKMGRITAAVNCAGIADAMKTIGRDGPHPLATFQRTIDINLVGSFNVARLAADAMQTNEPEADGARGVIINTASIAAFDGQKGQAAYAASKGGVVGLCLPMARDLAKTGIRVMTIAPGIFMTPMLAGLGEDVQAQLAADVPCPPRLGDPAEYGRLAAFIVESGYLNGEVIRIDGALRMR; encoded by the coding sequence ATGCACCTTGAAACCACTGCAGCACTCATTACGGGTGGGGCCTCTGGATTGGGCGAAGCAACAGCACGCCACTTTGCGGCGCAAGGTGCGAAAGTGACGCTGCTTGACCGTGATGCCAAACGCGCCGCTCAAATCGCCAAAGAAATCGGCGGCAATTATTTTGAAACCGATGTCACCGATGAGCACTCGGTTCAATCTGCTGTGGCCTTCGCCTTGGAAAAAATGGGCCGGATCACGGCCGCCGTGAACTGCGCAGGCATAGCTGACGCGATGAAAACGATTGGGCGCGACGGGCCGCACCCGCTGGCCACATTTCAGCGCACCATCGACATCAATCTTGTCGGCTCATTCAATGTCGCACGCCTCGCGGCGGACGCGATGCAAACCAATGAACCAGAAGCGGACGGCGCGCGCGGGGTCATCATCAACACAGCCTCCATCGCCGCATTTGATGGTCAAAAGGGCCAAGCGGCCTATGCTGCCTCCAAGGGGGGTGTCGTCGGATTATGCCTGCCCATGGCGCGGGATTTGGCCAAAACAGGCATCCGCGTGATGACGATTGCACCCGGCATTTTCATGACCCCGATGCTCGCCGGTTTGGGAGAAGATGTTCAAGCGCAACTGGCCGCTGATGTGCCCTGCCCGCCACGTTTGGGCGATCCGGCTGAATATGGTCGTCTTGCCGCTTTCATTGTCGAATCGGGATATCTGAACGGCGAAGTGATCCGCATCGACGGTGCCCTGCGCATGCGTTAA
- a CDS encoding DUF177 domain-containing protein, protein MSKQTAPSPHALRVSDLKQNRATVFALRPESDVLEALAQDLDLLGLRKLSFGGEVTAQGTSDWLLSAKLGATVVQPCGVTLEPVTTRIDVPVRRTYLSAPFEEDAPEVEMPEDDSTEPLGQWIDPEQVMTEALILALPLYPRSAEAELGEKVYAAPGVTPMRDEDARPFAGLAAFRKQLSDPEDDTS, encoded by the coding sequence ATGTCCAAGCAAACCGCCCCGAGTCCACACGCCCTGCGGGTATCAGACCTAAAGCAGAACCGCGCGACGGTTTTTGCGCTGCGCCCTGAGAGTGACGTGCTCGAGGCCCTCGCGCAGGATCTCGACTTGCTGGGCTTGCGTAAACTTTCTTTTGGCGGAGAAGTGACGGCGCAAGGAACCAGCGACTGGCTGCTGTCGGCCAAATTGGGCGCAACCGTGGTGCAGCCCTGCGGCGTAACGCTCGAACCTGTCACGACGCGCATAGATGTCCCGGTGCGGCGGACTTACCTCAGTGCACCTTTTGAGGAGGACGCGCCCGAGGTCGAAATGCCCGAAGACGACAGTACTGAACCCTTGGGCCAGTGGATTGACCCGGAGCAGGTGATGACAGAGGCGCTGATTCTGGCTTTGCCGCTTTATCCGCGCAGTGCGGAGGCTGAATTGGGCGAGAAGGTTTATGCCGCACCGGGCGTGACGCCGATGCGTGATGAAGATGCACGTCCCTTTGCCGGGCTCGCCGCTTTCAGAAAACAGCTGTCAGATCCAGAGGATGACACCTCGTAG
- the rpmF gene encoding 50S ribosomal protein L32, translated as MAVQQNKVSKSRRNNRRAHDSLVAANPNECTNCGELKRPHHVCAACGHYDDKEVVALTEEIDLEDDAA; from the coding sequence ATGGCTGTTCAACAGAACAAAGTCTCCAAATCGCGCCGCAACAATCGTCGTGCGCATGATTCTCTGGTTGCGGCAAACCCCAACGAGTGCACAAATTGTGGCGAGTTGAAGCGCCCTCATCACGTTTGCGCGGCCTGTGGCCATTATGACGACAAAGAAGTCGTTGCGCTCACAGAAGAGATTGATCTGGAAGACGACGCAGCCTAA
- a CDS encoding GNAT family N-acyltransferase, whose protein sequence is MDEDAFDARCTHITIHDRRSGVMVCTFRLFDLCPADIAASHAAQYYDLSALQHFDGRISEMGRFCIDPRFKDPDILRIAWAELTTHVDANHIKLLFGCASFAGMDGTAYLDAFALLKDRHLAPANRAPEVKAPDVFHYAERVRRKPNQEKAMAEMPPLLRSYLKMGAWVSDHAVVDRHMETLHVFTGLEIDVIPATRRRLLRALA, encoded by the coding sequence GTGGATGAAGACGCTTTTGATGCCCGCTGTACTCATATCACCATTCATGATCGTCGCAGCGGGGTGATGGTTTGCACGTTTCGCCTATTTGATCTTTGCCCTGCGGATATTGCTGCCAGCCATGCAGCTCAATATTACGATCTGTCCGCTTTGCAACACTTTGACGGGCGGATTTCGGAGATGGGTCGGTTTTGCATTGATCCGCGGTTCAAAGATCCGGATATTTTGCGCATCGCCTGGGCGGAATTGACCACGCATGTGGATGCAAACCACATAAAACTCTTGTTTGGATGCGCCTCTTTTGCTGGCATGGATGGGACAGCTTACCTTGATGCTTTTGCTTTACTCAAGGATCGGCACCTCGCACCCGCAAACCGGGCGCCCGAGGTGAAAGCGCCGGATGTTTTTCATTATGCCGAAAGGGTGCGTCGCAAACCCAATCAAGAAAAAGCCATGGCGGAAATGCCGCCACTGCTGCGCAGTTACCTCAAGATGGGTGCCTGGGTCAGTGATCACGCGGTCGTGGATCGTCATATGGAAACACTGCATGTGTTCACCGGACTGGAGATTGACGTTATCCCGGCGACACGCAGACGACTTCTGCGCGCATTGGCGTAG
- the ihfA gene encoding integration host factor subunit alpha produces MAEKTLTRMDLSEAVFREVGLSRNESAQLVESVLEHLSDALVSGEQVKISSFGTFSVRDKSARIGRNPKTGEEVPINPRRVLTFRPSHLMKDRVADGNKS; encoded by the coding sequence ATGGCCGAAAAGACGTTGACACGAATGGATCTGAGCGAGGCCGTCTTCCGTGAAGTTGGATTGTCCCGCAATGAAAGTGCGCAACTTGTTGAATCTGTGTTGGAACATCTATCGGACGCACTGGTAAGCGGCGAGCAGGTGAAGATCTCCTCTTTTGGCACTTTCTCTGTACGCGACAAGTCAGCGCGCATTGGACGCAACCCCAAAACGGGCGAAGAGGTACCCATCAACCCGCGCCGTGTGTTGACGTTCCGCCCCTCGCATCTGATGAAAGATCGCGTGGCAGACGGGAACAAGTCCTGA
- the plsX gene encoding phosphate acyltransferase PlsX yields the protein MTAQTDPADAQARRITLSVDAMGGDEGPAAIVAGCDASARKNPDIKFILHGPKTELIALVDRRHALQGRTEIRDAAGVVTMDDKPSHIVRNGKDTSMWSAIEAVREGSATVAISCGNTGALMALSMIRLRKLPGVNRPAIAVLYPSSNPQGFNVMLDVGADVKADAEDLLRYALMGMSYARNGLDLPRPRVGLLNVGTEEHKGRTELKEAYELIRDQRDAAGFEFVGFVEGGDISGDVCDVIVTDGFTGNVAIKTGEGTASLIGDRLREAFKYSPLSRLASVLAYTSLNRLKKKIDPRRVNGGVFLGLNGTVVKSHGAADATGISAAIKLAAQLADIKFTDKLAARVAALPAEEHDT from the coding sequence ATGACGGCACAGACCGATCCGGCAGACGCGCAGGCCAGACGCATCACTTTGTCAGTGGATGCTATGGGCGGAGATGAAGGCCCCGCAGCCATCGTTGCGGGCTGTGACGCGTCTGCGCGCAAAAACCCTGACATCAAGTTCATTCTGCACGGGCCAAAGACGGAATTGATCGCGTTGGTGGATCGACGTCATGCTCTGCAGGGGCGCACTGAGATCCGCGACGCCGCCGGCGTGGTCACTATGGATGACAAACCCAGCCACATCGTGCGCAATGGCAAGGATACCTCGATGTGGTCCGCCATCGAGGCGGTCCGTGAAGGTTCCGCTACAGTGGCAATTTCATGCGGCAACACCGGTGCGTTGATGGCCTTGTCGATGATCCGCTTGCGCAAATTGCCCGGTGTCAACAGACCGGCCATTGCAGTGCTATACCCTTCTTCGAACCCGCAGGGATTCAACGTGATGCTGGATGTCGGGGCGGATGTAAAAGCAGATGCTGAAGACTTGCTGCGATATGCGCTGATGGGCATGTCCTATGCGCGCAATGGTCTGGATTTGCCCCGTCCGCGGGTTGGGTTGTTGAATGTTGGTACTGAAGAACACAAGGGCCGCACGGAACTCAAGGAAGCTTACGAGCTGATTCGTGACCAGCGCGACGCGGCTGGTTTCGAATTTGTGGGTTTCGTGGAGGGAGGCGATATTTCGGGCGACGTTTGTGATGTGATCGTGACCGATGGGTTTACCGGCAATGTCGCAATCAAGACCGGCGAAGGCACGGCAAGCCTGATCGGGGATCGATTGCGCGAAGCGTTTAAATACTCGCCCCTGTCACGTCTGGCCTCCGTCCTTGCCTATACATCCCTCAACCGCCTGAAAAAGAAAATTGACCCGCGCCGCGTCAATGGGGGTGTCTTTTTGGGCCTCAATGGGACAGTCGTGAAGTCTCATGGTGCCGCTGATGCAACCGGTATCTCAGCGGCCATCAAACTTGCCGCGCAATTGGCAGATATCAAGTTTACAGATAAACTGGCCGCCCGAGTTGCTGCCCTGCCCGCAGAGGAGCACGATACATGA
- a CDS encoding outer membrane protein assembly factor BamE — MGLAKAVKQSAPKCARWGVAALLCLTLVACSGRYRDHGYVPPPEDLEQVVVGIDTRASVEETLGSASSQSVVDEGSIYFVRSRVRTFAMLAPEVVERQVVAISFDGGGIVSNVETFGLERGQVVPLARRVTDSGVQDKSFLRQLIGNIGNFGPDTSALNN; from the coding sequence ATGGGTCTGGCGAAGGCAGTTAAACAGAGCGCGCCCAAATGTGCGCGTTGGGGCGTTGCGGCGCTTCTTTGTCTGACGCTTGTTGCTTGTAGCGGGCGTTATCGCGATCATGGATATGTACCACCTCCTGAGGATCTGGAACAGGTTGTAGTGGGCATTGATACCCGTGCAAGCGTCGAAGAAACACTGGGGTCGGCCTCTTCACAATCTGTCGTGGATGAAGGAAGCATTTACTTCGTCCGCAGCCGCGTGCGCACTTTTGCAATGCTCGCACCGGAAGTTGTCGAGCGCCAAGTCGTTGCCATCAGCTTTGACGGCGGCGGCATCGTCTCCAACGTGGAAACGTTTGGCCTTGAAAGGGGCCAAGTCGTACCTTTGGCCCGCCGTGTCACTGATTCCGGTGTGCAGGATAAATCGTTCCTGCGACAACTCATTGGAAATATCGGCAACTTTGGGCCTGATACGTCCGCTCTGAATAATTGA
- a CDS encoding beta-ketoacyl-ACP synthase III: MTLRAVVKGVGHYLPERVVPNSEFEATLDTNDEWIRARSGIERRHFAAENETTSSMASAAARAALKNADLEPGDVDAIVVATSTPDLTFPSVATMVQADLGMNSGFAFDVQAVCAGFVYALSTANALILAGQAQRVIVIGAETFSRIMDWTDRGTCVLFGDGAGAIVIEAEEGAGTPEDRGILSTDLNSDGRHKDLLYVDGGVSTGTTGHLRMQGNQVFRHAVEKLAATATKAIERAGVSAEDVDWIVPHQANIRIIQGTAKKLGLPMEKVVVTVQDHGNTSAASIPLALSVGHARGQIQDGDLIVTEAIGGGLAWGAVVLRW, translated from the coding sequence ATGACCCTTCGAGCCGTGGTAAAAGGTGTCGGTCACTATCTGCCAGAGCGCGTTGTACCCAACTCCGAGTTTGAGGCCACGCTCGACACCAATGACGAATGGATCAGGGCCCGCTCCGGCATCGAGAGACGCCATTTCGCGGCTGAGAATGAAACCACCTCTTCAATGGCCAGTGCCGCTGCGCGCGCGGCTTTGAAAAATGCAGATCTGGAGCCGGGTGACGTCGATGCGATTGTCGTGGCAACTTCGACCCCAGACCTGACCTTCCCTTCGGTCGCAACGATGGTTCAGGCGGACCTTGGCATGAACAGTGGGTTCGCCTTTGATGTGCAAGCTGTATGCGCAGGGTTCGTTTATGCTTTGAGCACGGCCAATGCGTTGATCCTTGCAGGTCAGGCACAGCGCGTGATTGTGATTGGTGCCGAGACCTTCAGCCGCATCATGGATTGGACTGATCGCGGGACTTGCGTGCTGTTTGGTGATGGCGCCGGGGCTATTGTCATTGAAGCCGAAGAGGGTGCAGGCACACCAGAGGATCGCGGAATACTCTCTACGGATCTGAACTCGGATGGTCGCCACAAGGACTTGCTATATGTCGATGGCGGTGTGTCCACCGGGACAACAGGCCACTTACGGATGCAGGGAAATCAGGTTTTCCGTCATGCCGTCGAAAAACTTGCCGCGACCGCGACCAAGGCGATTGAGCGCGCGGGAGTAAGCGCAGAGGACGTGGACTGGATCGTCCCGCACCAGGCCAACATCCGGATCATCCAAGGCACCGCAAAAAAGCTGGGACTGCCGATGGAAAAGGTCGTGGTGACCGTTCAGGACCATGGCAACACCTCTGCCGCATCGATTCCCCTGGCCCTGTCGGTGGGCCATGCGCGCGGGCAAATTCAGGACGGAGACCTCATCGTAACCGAAGCAATCGGCGGCGGTTTGGCCTGGGGCGCGGTGGTGTTGCGTTGGTAG
- a CDS encoding MOSC domain-containing protein: MWQGKLLDIHTTPEARAPMIAQDSAHLHAGVGIEGDRYAKGIDRGTYSSQPDVREVTLIEQETLEALLRDHDITLSPQEHRRNLTTRDVPLNHLVGKRFLVGDVVLEGGRLNTPCRYIDMITKKTICDLLEHRSGAQL, encoded by the coding sequence ATGTGGCAAGGCAAATTGCTCGACATACACACCACGCCCGAAGCCCGCGCGCCGATGATCGCGCAGGACAGCGCGCATCTGCACGCCGGTGTGGGAATTGAAGGCGATCGTTACGCCAAGGGTATCGATCGAGGCACCTATTCGTCACAACCTGATGTGCGCGAAGTCACTCTGATTGAACAGGAAACTCTGGAAGCGTTGTTGCGCGATCATGACATCACGCTGAGCCCACAGGAACATCGCCGCAACCTCACCACACGGGACGTGCCGCTGAACCACCTTGTCGGTAAACGCTTTTTGGTTGGCGATGTCGTGTTGGAGGGCGGTCGTTTGAACACTCCCTGTCGCTATATCGACATGATCACAAAGAAAACGATCTGTGACCTGCTGGAACATCGCTCCGGGGCTCAATTGTAG
- a CDS encoding ATP-binding cassette domain-containing protein has translation MARIPLLQLNEISLTFGGDPIFDDLSLVVQPGDRLALVGRNGSGKSTLMKVMAGLVEADAGGVVPGPGVSVGYMEQDPDLTGFETLGEFAAHGLEPSEMYLVERAGEGLKFDPARPVKTASGGERRRAALARLMAGSPDLMLLDEPTNHLDIEAIAWLENELKQSRKGYIIISHDRAFLRALTRATLWVDRGAVRRQEKGFADFEAWRDQTWEEEDTQRHKLNRKIKSEARWAVEGISARRKRNQGRVRALQELRAERGAQIKRQGTAAMALDAGPKSGRKVVEVSGITKAFGEKSILKPFSLTVQRGDRIAFVGPNGVGKTTLLNMLIGREDPDSGTVKLGTNLEIALFDQARARLDPEMSLWDSLTGDPDMRVSGKADQVMVRGMPKHVVGYLKEFLFDEAQARAPVRSLSGGEKARLLLAKIMARPSNLLVLDEPTNDLDVETLDLMQELLGTYDGTVLLVSHDRDFLDRVAATTIAMEGDGKATVYAGGWTDYIRQRGQDDFAGSVVTAKTSAPSEKPKSSPKAGLSFTEKHRLEALPAEIARLEAEIAKLEELLSDPALFTDHPVKFQKATDALVERHEKLQSAEEEWLLLEEKASA, from the coding sequence ATGGCGCGCATTCCTTTGTTACAGCTCAATGAGATTTCTCTGACATTCGGGGGCGACCCGATCTTCGATGACCTCAGCCTTGTGGTGCAGCCCGGGGATCGTTTGGCTTTGGTAGGCCGCAACGGCTCGGGCAAATCAACCTTGATGAAGGTCATGGCAGGGCTGGTCGAAGCAGACGCGGGCGGTGTTGTGCCGGGCCCCGGTGTTTCCGTGGGGTACATGGAGCAGGATCCTGATTTGACCGGGTTTGAAACGTTGGGCGAATTTGCTGCCCATGGGTTGGAGCCTTCCGAGATGTATCTTGTTGAGCGGGCAGGAGAGGGATTGAAGTTTGATCCCGCACGCCCAGTGAAAACCGCCAGCGGCGGCGAGCGACGACGTGCGGCCTTGGCGCGCCTGATGGCGGGCAGCCCTGATCTAATGCTGCTCGACGAACCGACCAACCATCTCGACATTGAGGCCATTGCCTGGCTGGAAAACGAGCTGAAACAAAGCCGTAAGGGTTACATCATCATCAGCCACGACAGGGCGTTCCTGCGTGCACTGACCCGCGCAACACTTTGGGTGGATCGCGGTGCCGTGCGACGTCAGGAAAAGGGGTTCGCTGATTTCGAAGCCTGGCGCGATCAGACCTGGGAAGAAGAAGACACCCAGCGCCACAAGCTCAACCGCAAGATCAAATCCGAAGCACGCTGGGCGGTGGAGGGCATTTCAGCGCGTCGCAAGCGCAATCAGGGCCGGGTGCGCGCCTTGCAGGAATTGCGCGCCGAACGCGGGGCTCAAATCAAACGGCAAGGCACGGCAGCCATGGCCTTGGATGCAGGGCCGAAATCCGGTCGTAAAGTCGTCGAAGTCAGCGGCATCACCAAGGCCTTCGGTGAAAAATCAATCCTCAAGCCGTTTTCGCTGACGGTGCAACGCGGGGATCGGATCGCTTTTGTCGGTCCCAACGGGGTGGGTAAAACCACACTGCTCAACATGTTGATCGGGCGCGAAGACCCGGACAGCGGCACCGTCAAATTGGGCACCAATTTGGAAATTGCTCTGTTTGATCAAGCCCGCGCGCGACTTGATCCCGAAATGAGCCTGTGGGACAGCCTCACCGGGGATCCCGACATGCGTGTGTCAGGCAAGGCCGATCAGGTCATGGTGCGCGGCATGCCAAAACATGTCGTGGGCTACCTCAAGGAGTTTCTGTTTGACGAGGCGCAGGCCCGCGCGCCGGTGCGTTCCCTGTCCGGTGGAGAAAAGGCGCGCTTGCTATTGGCCAAGATCATGGCGCGGCCCAGCAACCTTCTGGTGCTCGATGAACCGACCAACGATCTTGATGTGGAAACGCTTGATCTGATGCAGGAATTGTTGGGTACATATGACGGTACCGTCCTGCTGGTCAGTCACGACCGTGATTTTCTGGACCGTGTGGCGGCCACTACCATCGCGATGGAGGGCGATGGCAAGGCGACGGTCTATGCGGGCGGGTGGACGGATTACATTCGCCAGCGTGGCCAGGACGATTTTGCAGGCAGTGTGGTCACGGCCAAAACCTCGGCACCCTCCGAAAAACCGAAATCCAGCCCAAAGGCCGGGTTGAGTTTCACCGAAAAGCACCGATTGGAGGCTCTGCCCGCCGAGATTGCGCGATTAGAAGCAGAGATTGCCAAGCTCGAGGAGCTTTTGAGCGACCCAGCGCTTTTCACCGATCATCCAGTGAAGTTCCAAAAAGCGACAGATGCGCTGGTCGAAAGACATGAGAAGTTACAGAGCGCCGAGGAAGAATGGTTGCTGCTGGAGGAAAAAGCCAGCGCCTAA